A DNA window from Pungitius pungitius chromosome 1, fPunPun2.1, whole genome shotgun sequence contains the following coding sequences:
- the cfap276 gene encoding cilia- and flagella-associated protein 276 isoform X2 — MSGRDPFPSPKFENGFTLSGFRPQQKTTFNKPTHIAQTEEPWSRLSEAATVASSRRSVVHDKHQAPKDRLDYQLESIYDHHKDFFWLKNQVLYQKETFSEDQRKKETSKQDMLEKENNIRMWVDPQRRSIHSIK; from the exons ATGTCCGGCCGGGATCCTTTCCCCTCCCCAAAGTTTGAAAACGGCTTCACCCTCAGCGGCTTCAGGCCGCAGCAG AAAACAACGTTTAATAAGCCCACGCACATCGCCCAAACAGAGGAACCCTGGAGCCGCCTCAGTGAAGCGGCCACCGTGGCCAGCTCCCGGCGGAGTGTTGTGCATGACAAGCATCAG GCTCCCAAGGACAGGCTGGACTACCAACTAGAGTCCATCTACGATCACCACAAGGACTTCTTCTGGTTGAAGAACCAGGTTTTATACCAGAAGGAGACcttctctgaggaccagag GAAGAAGGAAACCTCAAAGCAGGAcatgctggagaaggagaacaacATCCGAATGTGGGTGGATCCACAGAGGCGCTCCATTCACAGCATCAAGTGA
- the cfap276 gene encoding cilia- and flagella-associated protein 276 isoform X1: MSGRDPFPSPKFENGFTLSGFRPQQKTTFNKPTHIAQTEEPWSRLSEAATVASSRRSVVHDKHQVTPRKAPKDRLDYQLESIYDHHKDFFWLKNQVLYQKETFSEDQRKKETSKQDMLEKENNIRMWVDPQRRSIHSIK; encoded by the exons ATGTCCGGCCGGGATCCTTTCCCCTCCCCAAAGTTTGAAAACGGCTTCACCCTCAGCGGCTTCAGGCCGCAGCAG AAAACAACGTTTAATAAGCCCACGCACATCGCCCAAACAGAGGAACCCTGGAGCCGCCTCAGTGAAGCGGCCACCGTGGCCAGCTCCCGGCGGAGTGTTGTGCATGACAAGCATCAGGTAACCCCCAGGAAG GCTCCCAAGGACAGGCTGGACTACCAACTAGAGTCCATCTACGATCACCACAAGGACTTCTTCTGGTTGAAGAACCAGGTTTTATACCAGAAGGAGACcttctctgaggaccagag GAAGAAGGAAACCTCAAAGCAGGAcatgctggagaaggagaacaacATCCGAATGTGGGTGGATCCACAGAGGCGCTCCATTCACAGCATCAAGTGA